The Chloroflexota bacterium genome includes a region encoding these proteins:
- the rplL gene encoding 50S ribosomal protein L7/L12: MTKDEMIEAIEKMTVLELSDLVKTLEEKFGVKAAVAMAPAAASAAGGAAAAAPAAAEEEKSEFDVVLKDFGPKKIEVIKVVRELTSLGLKEAKDLVEAAPKPVKEGIGKDEANAAAAKLREVGATVDVV, translated from the coding sequence TTGACGAAAGACGAAATGATCGAGGCAATCGAGAAGATGACCGTCCTGGAGCTGTCGGACCTGGTGAAGACGCTCGAGGAGAAGTTCGGAGTGAAGGCCGCGGTGGCCATGGCCCCCGCGGCTGCCTCTGCCGCGGGAGGAGCCGCGGCCGCCGCTCCTGCCGCCGCCGAAGAAGAGAAGAGCGAGTTCGACGTGGTGTTGAAGGACTTCGGCCCGAAGAAGATCGAAGTGATCAAGGTCGTGCGGGAGCTGACCTCGCTAGGATTGAAGGAAGCGAAGGACCTGGTCGAGGCGGCACCGAAGCCCGTTAAGGAAGGGATCGGGAAGGACGAGGCCAACGCCGCCGCGGCGAAGCTCCGGGAGGTTGGCGCCACCGTCGACGTCGTCTAG
- the nusG gene encoding transcription termination/antitermination protein NusG gives MQSNAHLDDVMVDEERALEDENLERTAEDVEEEEEEELEEEGDRRWFVIHTYSGYENKVETNLKHRIASMGVDDKIYDVVIPTEEQVEIKDGQRRTVQRKVFPGYVLVQMKITEEGIPPNDAWYVVRNTPGVTGFVGAGTHPSPLEEPEVKRILRRMKMEAPRVKVSFSKGERVKVVDGPFTDFIGIVDAINPEKGKVRVLVSFFGRETPVELDFLQVSRIT, from the coding sequence ATGCAGTCCAATGCACATCTCGATGACGTCATGGTGGACGAGGAGCGCGCGCTCGAGGACGAAAATCTCGAGCGCACCGCTGAAGACGTCGAAGAGGAAGAAGAAGAGGAGCTGGAAGAGGAAGGCGACCGCCGCTGGTTTGTCATCCACACATATTCCGGCTACGAGAACAAGGTCGAAACCAACCTGAAGCACCGCATCGCGTCCATGGGCGTGGACGACAAGATCTACGACGTCGTGATCCCGACGGAGGAACAGGTCGAGATCAAGGATGGCCAGCGGCGAACGGTTCAACGGAAAGTCTTCCCCGGATACGTCCTCGTCCAGATGAAGATCACCGAAGAGGGCATCCCGCCCAACGACGCGTGGTACGTGGTGCGAAACACTCCGGGCGTGACCGGCTTTGTCGGCGCGGGCACGCATCCGAGTCCGCTCGAGGAGCCGGAGGTCAAGCGGATTCTTCGTCGGATGAAGATGGAGGCCCCGCGCGTCAAGGTGAGCTTCTCGAAGGGCGAGCGGGTGAAGGTCGTGGACGGGCCGTTTACGGACTTCATTGGCATCGTGGACGCCATTAATCCCGAAAAGGGGAAGGTGCGCGTGCTGGTCTCGTTCTTCGGCCGCGAGACGCCCGTCGAGCTCGACTTCCTCCAGGTATCTCGCATTACGTAG
- the rplA gene encoding 50S ribosomal protein L1 yields MAAGKRYVEARKKVDSERLYSPEEALSLVKEVASAKFDETVECHIRTGVDPRHADQMVRGSVVLPAGTGKRVRVLAFAQGEQAREAEEAGADYVGAEDLVQRIQGGWMEFDVAVATPDVMPMVQRLGRVLGPRGLLPNPRTGTVSMEIGRLIRDVRAGRVEFRVDRTAVVHAPIGKASFSSEQLRENLTAFMDAILRAKPAAAKGQYIRSITLAPTMGPGVKLEIQPTVALVGSAS; encoded by the coding sequence ATGGCGGCGGGTAAACGGTACGTCGAGGCGCGCAAAAAGGTTGACTCCGAGCGACTATATTCGCCGGAGGAAGCGCTCTCGCTGGTGAAAGAGGTCGCCAGCGCGAAATTCGACGAGACGGTCGAGTGCCATATCCGGACCGGTGTCGATCCGCGCCACGCCGACCAGATGGTGCGCGGCTCGGTCGTCCTACCCGCGGGAACCGGTAAGCGTGTGCGCGTGCTCGCGTTCGCGCAAGGCGAGCAGGCGCGGGAGGCGGAGGAGGCCGGCGCCGACTACGTGGGCGCCGAAGACCTCGTCCAGCGCATCCAGGGTGGCTGGATGGAGTTCGACGTCGCCGTGGCCACGCCGGACGTCATGCCGATGGTGCAGAGGTTGGGTCGCGTACTGGGACCGCGGGGGCTGCTGCCAAACCCGAGGACAGGAACCGTCTCCATGGAGATCGGGCGCCTCATCCGCGACGTCCGCGCGGGGCGAGTCGAGTTCCGGGTGGACCGGACGGCCGTCGTGCACGCGCCGATCGGCAAGGCAAGCTTCTCGTCGGAGCAGCTTCGCGAGAACCTCACCGCTTTTATGGACGCGATCCTTCGCGCGAAGCCGGCGGCGGCCAAGGGTCAGTACATTCGATCCATTACCCTCGCGCCGACCATGGGGCCCGGCGTGAAGCTCGAAATTCAACCAACCGTCGCGCTGGTGGGGAGCGCTAGCTAG
- a CDS encoding prephenate dehydrogenase produces MPLRRVGIVGLGLIGASVGLALRRGTTPPEVVGFDIDRENLHRAARGGSVDHTCGTLAEVCAGSDLVVLAAPVRAILALLPEIAPHVSANTLVTDTGGTKAEIVRVGDSVIPRPAAFVGGHPLAGRLTAGVGDANAALFQGAVYCLTPSPITPDWAVDLATHFVESLGAQPFFLTADEHDALLAGASHLPYFASAAVVRALMTQPSWPEMEQMAAGGFRAITSLVDADPTMWADVGATNRENIIRQLDTLIERLRTIRGMVEAGDDALLGELQQARDAHRTWLSQRGVAPPQQPGSGAQTPRRRLRWPWRG; encoded by the coding sequence ATGCCGCTTCGCCGCGTCGGCATCGTGGGCCTCGGACTCATTGGCGCATCGGTGGGATTGGCGCTCCGTCGAGGCACCACCCCGCCGGAAGTCGTCGGCTTCGACATCGACCGCGAGAACCTCCACCGCGCCGCCCGCGGGGGCTCGGTCGATCACACCTGTGGAACCCTGGCGGAGGTGTGCGCCGGATCAGATCTCGTCGTCCTGGCCGCTCCCGTCCGCGCGATTCTGGCGCTCCTGCCGGAAATCGCGCCCCATGTTTCCGCGAACACCCTCGTCACGGACACCGGGGGCACGAAGGCCGAGATCGTGCGCGTCGGCGACTCCGTGATCCCGCGACCGGCGGCATTCGTTGGCGGCCATCCCCTTGCGGGGCGACTCACCGCGGGCGTGGGCGATGCCAACGCCGCCTTGTTCCAGGGGGCCGTCTATTGCCTCACCCCATCGCCCATCACGCCCGATTGGGCGGTCGACCTGGCGACGCACTTCGTCGAGAGCCTGGGGGCCCAGCCTTTCTTTCTGACGGCGGACGAGCACGACGCGCTCCTCGCAGGCGCCAGCCACCTCCCGTATTTCGCATCGGCCGCCGTCGTCCGGGCCCTGATGACGCAGCCGAGCTGGCCCGAGATGGAGCAGATGGCCGCCGGAGGGTTCCGTGCCATCACATCGCTCGTCGACGCCGACCCGACCATGTGGGCTGACGTCGGCGCCACAAACCGCGAGAACATCATCCGGCAGCTGGATACATTGATAGAGCGGCTCCGGACCATTCGCGGAATGGTCGAGGCTGGCGATGACGCGCTGCTTGGCGAGCTTCAGCAGGCGCGCGATGCCCATCGCACCTGGCTGTCCCAGCGGGGAGTCGCGCCCCCTCAGCAGCCAGGGAGTGGCGCGCAGACGCCGCGGCGTCGGCTCCGATGGCCGTGGCGCGGGTGA
- the rplJ gene encoding 50S ribosomal protein L10, with amino-acid sequence MEKRPTVVRPEKVAAVESIADQLTNANMAVVADYRGLTVAQIADVRRQLRTAGVELHVVKNTLARLAAQRTGKDQLLPALIGPTALAVGTNDPTMISKTLTDVIRTQRLPMQIRSALLGDRLLSAAEVAELATLPSREVLLGQVVGAMQAPIAGFVGVLNGMLQSLVGVLDARRRQLEEAA; translated from the coding sequence ATGGAGAAACGCCCAACCGTCGTCCGACCGGAGAAGGTCGCAGCCGTCGAGTCGATCGCCGACCAGCTCACCAATGCCAACATGGCCGTCGTGGCCGACTACCGCGGCCTCACGGTCGCGCAGATCGCGGACGTCCGCCGCCAGCTTCGCACGGCCGGCGTCGAGCTGCACGTGGTGAAGAACACCCTGGCCCGGCTCGCCGCCCAGCGCACCGGCAAGGACCAGCTCTTGCCGGCGCTGATCGGGCCAACCGCGCTGGCAGTGGGGACGAATGATCCGACGATGATCAGCAAGACGCTGACGGACGTTATCCGGACGCAGCGCCTGCCCATGCAGATTCGCAGCGCCCTGTTGGGAGATCGGCTGCTCTCAGCGGCGGAGGTCGCCGAGCTTGCTACTCTCCCCAGCAGAGAAGTGCTCTTGGGGCAAGTCGTTGGCGCAATGCAGGCGCCCATCGCCGGATTTGTCGGCGTCTTGAACGGCATGCTGCAGAGTCTCGTCGGCGTTCTCGACGCGCGCCGACGGCAGCTGGAAGAGGCAGCCTGA
- the rplK gene encoding 50S ribosomal protein L11: MAKKVKAIVKLQIEAGKATPAPPVGPALGQHGINIMAFVKDYNERTASQAGTIVPAEITVFEDRSFTFVLKTPPASDLIRKAIGVEKGSNNPARTVVGTLSRDKLRQIAELKMKDLNATSVEAAERIIAGSARSMGVKVEEG, translated from the coding sequence GTGGCCAAGAAGGTCAAAGCGATCGTCAAGCTGCAAATCGAGGCCGGGAAGGCGACACCAGCGCCGCCCGTCGGACCGGCGCTGGGCCAGCATGGCATCAACATCATGGCGTTCGTGAAGGACTACAACGAGCGAACGGCTTCCCAGGCCGGAACGATCGTACCGGCGGAAATCACCGTGTTCGAGGATCGGTCCTTCACCTTCGTGCTGAAGACACCTCCCGCGTCAGATCTGATCCGAAAGGCGATCGGCGTGGAGAAAGGGTCGAACAATCCAGCCCGGACCGTCGTGGGAACACTGTCGCGCGACAAGCTTCGCCAGATCGCGGAGCTGAAGATGAAGGACTTGAACGCGACCAGCGTCGAAGCGGCTGAGCGCATCATCGCAGGAAGCGCGCGCAGCATGGGCGTCAAGGTCGAAGAGGGTTAG
- the argC gene encoding N-acetyl-gamma-glutamyl-phosphate reductase, translating into MGSQETRVGVVNVTGYAGAELARILARHPGVKLVEVTGRSAAGQPLADSFAHLAPLGMTISEGIHDADVCFSALPHHASAELVPSLLAEGRKVIDISADYRIHDRDTYDRWYGEHPSPAFLAEAVYGLPELHRAQIVPSRLVANPGCYPTTSILALAPIIGCVEADVIVDAKSGISGAGRSFSLSVNHFCEIDESCQPYGTDGHRHQPEIAQELNELRAAAGATPPAELTFVPHLVPMTRGIMATCYARLLDPMSRDEVLDRYRAYYRDEPFVRVVDSPPATKHVWGSNFCFVCPTINPQTGRLVVTACIDNLVKGAAGQAVQNMNLMLGFPETLGLEALPVYP; encoded by the coding sequence ATGGGATCCCAGGAGACGCGCGTCGGCGTGGTCAACGTGACCGGCTATGCTGGCGCGGAGTTGGCGCGCATTCTGGCCCGCCATCCGGGCGTCAAGCTCGTCGAGGTCACGGGTCGGAGCGCCGCAGGGCAGCCGCTGGCGGACTCATTCGCTCACCTGGCGCCGCTCGGAATGACGATTTCCGAAGGCATCCACGATGCCGATGTCTGCTTTTCGGCGCTCCCCCATCATGCTTCGGCCGAGCTGGTGCCGTCATTGCTGGCCGAAGGGCGAAAGGTGATCGACATCTCTGCGGACTATCGCATCCATGACCGGGACACCTACGATCGGTGGTACGGCGAGCACCCGTCGCCGGCGTTTCTCGCCGAGGCCGTATATGGCTTACCCGAGCTCCATAGAGCGCAGATCGTCCCGTCTCGCCTCGTCGCGAATCCCGGGTGCTACCCAACGACCAGCATTCTGGCCCTCGCCCCCATCATCGGCTGCGTGGAGGCGGACGTCATCGTCGACGCCAAGAGCGGCATCTCGGGCGCAGGGCGGTCGTTTTCCCTCTCCGTCAACCACTTCTGCGAGATCGACGAGAGCTGCCAGCCGTACGGCACGGACGGCCATCGGCACCAGCCTGAGATCGCGCAGGAGCTGAACGAGCTTCGGGCCGCCGCTGGCGCGACGCCGCCGGCCGAGCTGACCTTCGTTCCGCACCTGGTGCCCATGACTCGCGGAATCATGGCCACCTGTTATGCGCGCCTTCTCGATCCGATGTCGCGCGACGAGGTGCTGGATCGCTATCGTGCGTACTACCGCGACGAGCCGTTCGTTCGCGTCGTCGATTCGCCGCCGGCGACGAAGCACGTGTGGGGCAGCAACTTCTGCTTCGTTTGCCCAACGATCAATCCGCAAACCGGCAGACTCGTCGTCACCGCTTGTATCGATAATCTCGTAAAGGGCGCGGCCGGGCAGGCGGTGCAGAACATGAACCTCATGCTCGGATTTCCCGAGACGCTTGGGTTGGAGGCGCTGCCGGTCTACCCGTGA
- a CDS encoding site-2 protease family protein, producing the protein MSPLTVLLRSHDITLAVLLVIAFIAAIAIHEANHAFVATLLGDDTPRRYGRLSLNPMRHIDKTGLLVFVLAGFGWSWTPVNPLKLRPNPRAGNAIVAAAGPIANLVLAILLSIPIRMHAELTPELDRLLLIGVILNLILFTFNLIPLPPLDGFTVLVGVLPRQAAASVKQLERYGPMLLLAVLFLPTFVGIDIVGMIFRPVVHAFGLPALR; encoded by the coding sequence ATGTCTCCCCTCACGGTCCTCTTGCGCTCGCACGACATCACCCTCGCCGTCCTACTCGTCATCGCATTCATCGCCGCGATTGCCATCCATGAGGCGAACCACGCCTTCGTCGCTACGCTGTTGGGGGACGATACGCCCCGGCGGTACGGGCGCCTGTCCCTGAATCCCATGCGCCACATCGACAAGACTGGACTGCTCGTGTTCGTCCTCGCTGGATTTGGCTGGAGCTGGACGCCGGTGAATCCGCTGAAGCTTCGCCCGAATCCTCGCGCCGGCAACGCCATCGTCGCGGCGGCCGGCCCCATCGCGAACCTCGTCCTGGCGATCCTCTTGTCGATTCCGATCCGCATGCACGCGGAGCTGACACCCGAGCTGGATCGCCTCTTGCTCATCGGGGTCATCTTGAACCTCATCCTCTTCACCTTCAACCTGATTCCGCTCCCGCCGCTCGACGGCTTCACGGTTTTGGTGGGCGTACTGCCACGGCAGGCGGCCGCCTCAGTGAAGCAGCTCGAGCGGTACGGGCCGATGTTGCTGCTCGCCGTCCTCTTTCTGCCAACGTTCGTCGGAATCGATATTGTCGGAATGATTTTTCGCCCGGTGGTCCACGCGTTCGGCCTCCCAGCTCTTCGATAG
- the secE gene encoding preprotein translocase subunit SecE — protein MARQLRRATAGNAAVAPPARKAPAKPAARPVLRPSITRQGRGITQFLTEVRSELRKVVWPTRREATNLTVLVVGLSLAVGFLLGLIDYAFSEFFRLLVG, from the coding sequence ATGGCGAGACAGCTTCGGCGCGCAACGGCCGGGAACGCGGCGGTCGCGCCGCCGGCGCGCAAGGCGCCGGCCAAGCCTGCTGCCCGCCCCGTTCTGCGGCCCAGCATCACGCGGCAGGGCCGGGGGATCACGCAGTTCCTGACGGAGGTCCGTTCCGAGCTACGAAAAGTGGTATGGCCGACACGACGCGAGGCAACCAATCTCACCGTGCTCGTCGTCGGGCTCTCTCTCGCGGTCGGCTTCCTGTTGGGCCTCATCGACTACGCGTTCTCAGAATTTTTCCGCCTGCTCGTAGGGTAG
- the tuf gene encoding elongation factor Tu (EF-Tu; promotes GTP-dependent binding of aminoacyl-tRNA to the A-site of ribosomes during protein biosynthesis; when the tRNA anticodon matches the mRNA codon, GTP hydrolysis results; the inactive EF-Tu-GDP leaves the ribosome and release of GDP is promoted by elongation factor Ts; many prokaryotes have two copies of the gene encoding EF-Tu) produces LPEGVEMVMPGDNVRMEIELITPVAIEEGLRFAIREGGRTVGAGVITAVQG; encoded by the coding sequence CTACCGGAGGGGGTAGAGATGGTGATGCCCGGGGACAACGTGCGGATGGAGATTGAGCTGATCACGCCGGTGGCGATCGAGGAAGGGCTGCGGTTTGCGATTCGGGAGGGCGGCCGGACGGTGGGCGCCGGGGTCATCACCGCGGTGCAGGGCTAG
- the rpmG gene encoding 50S ribosomal protein L33, whose protein sequence is MARRAERILITLACNDCRERTYHTEKNRRNDPDRLEVKKFCPRCRKHTEHRETR, encoded by the coding sequence ATGGCACGGCGGGCGGAGCGTATACTCATCACGCTTGCGTGTAACGATTGCAGGGAGCGAACGTATCACACCGAGAAGAATCGGCGAAACGATCCCGACCGACTCGAGGTGAAGAAGTTCTGCCCCCGGTGCCGCAAGCACACCGAGCACCGAGAGACGCGGTAG